The DNA sequence CGGGGTAGCGGTACGCACGGCATTCATAACAAACTCCAAAGTTGGATTTATTTACTTCGCACTCTAACTATTAGGGTACTAAATTAAAACGGGGATGTCAAGACTCAACTTGCTTGATTTGCTTTTTTTCAATAACAACTCGTGAATTTTGCATTTTGAATTCCGCGCAAGGGTACAATGTTCCTGATTGTTTTTGCTGTGCTGTGTAAGCTTCATGATTTCGAGTAACGACTTTAGGCCGGGTGTAACGATTGAGTTAGATGGATCGGTGTGGCGAGTGGTGGAATTTCTCCACGTCAAACCGGGAAAAGGCTCTGCCTTCGTGCGCACCAAACTCAAAAACGTTCAAACAGGGGGCGTAGTCGAGCGCACGTTCCGAGCGGGAGAAACAGTACCGCAAGCGACGTTGGAAAAGCGGACGATGCAGCACACCTATAAAGATGTCGATGAATTCGTGTTCATGGACATGGATAGCTACGAAGAATCTCGCCTCAGTGAAAAACAAATCGGCGATCGCGTCAAATACCTAAAAGACGGCATGGAAGTCAATGTCGTATTTTGGGGAACGCAAGTCTTAGAAGTCGAATTGCCGAACTCGGTCGTCTTAGAAGTGACCCAAACCGATCCGGGAGTAAAAGGCGATACGGCAACCGGCGGTACGAAACCGGCAATTGTCGAAACCGGAGCGCAGGTCATGGTTCCGCTGTTTATATCCATCGGCGAGCGCATTAAAATCGATACGCGCAACGATAGTTACCTGGGACGGGAGTAACTCCGGTTACTCGGTTGAGAGCTTTGGCATCATCGAGTGCCGAACTCTTGGTTAAAAATTTAAAATCGAACGTGGAGATAGAGAATTCGTGTCTATCGATATCAATCAACTCCGGGAACTTTTAAGCGCGATCGCGCAAACCGACATTGCCGAACTGACCTTAAAAAGTGACGAATTTGAATTAACCGTGCGTCGGGGAGTCGCGGCAACGGTTCCGAGCATCGCGGCGAGCGAAACGCTGATGACGACCATAGCGGCAGCCCCCAGTGCCGCTCCCGTCGCGTCCGTCCTGCCCGCCGTCGTCCCCGCTCCCCAAGAATCATCGCCGCCGCCTGCGAACGAGTTTAAAGGGGCAGAAATTGTCTCGCCGATGGTAGGAACCTTTTATCGCGCTCCAGGCCCCGACGAAGCCCCCTTCATCGCGGTTGGCGAGCGCGTCCGCACCGGACAAACCGTTTGCATAATTGAAGCGATGAAACTGATGAATGAAATTGAATCAGAAGTTTCTGGACAAATCGTTGAAATCATGGTAGAAAACGGTCAACCTGTGGAGTACGGTCAAGTGCTAATGCGCGTTAAACCCGATTAAGTTTCCGCACAATTTGCGATCGCTCCCAAAGAATTGTTAGGATCTGG is a window from the Oscillatoria sp. FACHB-1406 genome containing:
- the efp gene encoding elongation factor P, giving the protein MISSNDFRPGVTIELDGSVWRVVEFLHVKPGKGSAFVRTKLKNVQTGGVVERTFRAGETVPQATLEKRTMQHTYKDVDEFVFMDMDSYEESRLSEKQIGDRVKYLKDGMEVNVVFWGTQVLEVELPNSVVLEVTQTDPGVKGDTATGGTKPAIVETGAQVMVPLFISIGERIKIDTRNDSYLGRE
- the accB gene encoding acetyl-CoA carboxylase biotin carboxyl carrier protein yields the protein MSIDINQLRELLSAIAQTDIAELTLKSDEFELTVRRGVAATVPSIAASETLMTTIAAAPSAAPVASVLPAVVPAPQESSPPPANEFKGAEIVSPMVGTFYRAPGPDEAPFIAVGERVRTGQTVCIIEAMKLMNEIESEVSGQIVEIMVENGQPVEYGQVLMRVKPD